From one Negativicoccus succinicivorans genomic stretch:
- the hisS gene encoding histidine--tRNA ligase encodes MIKALRGTQDILPPESEQWRYVEEMIRKLCAQYGFQEIRTPHFEKTELFQRGIGETTDVVSKEMYTFTDRGDRSLTLRPENTAAAVRAYLEHKVYADQNVTKWYYIGSMFRYDRPQAGRYREFHQFGVEVLATPSPQADGEIIALAVQLFQTLGLHDLNVFVNSVGCPKCRPVYREKLIAYYEDHQDELCEDCKTRLYKNPLRLLDCKEEACRKLAQDAPEITDYLCEECADHFAATQKLLTAAGIPFTLNPRLVRGLDYYTKTAFEIQYAPLGAQSAICGGGRYDGLVEDIGGPHTPGIGFAVGLERLMLALSMQDLLPEVTAAGDVAIATHGEAASELGFAIAQELRAAEFTVDTDLLGRSLKSRLKQVGKTGTKYVIIIGETELADGTVIIRDLAAREQTTLARSEVVGYLQNERERRG; translated from the coding sequence ATGATTAAAGCCTTGCGAGGAACGCAAGATATCTTGCCGCCGGAAAGTGAGCAATGGCGGTATGTCGAAGAAATGATACGTAAATTGTGTGCGCAGTACGGATTTCAGGAAATTCGCACGCCGCATTTTGAAAAGACGGAACTGTTTCAACGCGGTATCGGGGAAACGACCGACGTCGTTTCCAAGGAAATGTATACGTTTACCGATCGCGGCGATCGTTCGCTGACGCTCCGCCCGGAAAATACGGCGGCGGCGGTGCGCGCTTATTTGGAACATAAAGTGTATGCGGATCAGAACGTGACGAAATGGTATTACATCGGTTCGATGTTCCGTTACGATCGGCCGCAGGCCGGACGCTACCGTGAATTTCACCAATTCGGCGTGGAAGTATTGGCGACGCCATCGCCGCAGGCGGACGGGGAAATTATCGCGCTCGCGGTACAACTTTTCCAAACGCTCGGCTTACACGATCTGAACGTGTTTGTGAACTCGGTCGGTTGTCCGAAATGCCGACCCGTATATCGGGAAAAACTGATCGCGTACTACGAGGATCATCAGGACGAATTGTGCGAAGACTGCAAGACGCGCTTATATAAAAATCCGTTGCGTCTGTTGGACTGCAAAGAGGAAGCGTGCCGAAAGCTCGCGCAGGACGCGCCGGAAATCACCGATTACCTTTGTGAGGAATGCGCCGATCACTTCGCCGCTACGCAGAAGCTGCTCACGGCGGCGGGGATTCCGTTTACGTTAAATCCGCGTCTCGTGCGCGGTTTGGATTACTATACGAAAACCGCTTTTGAAATTCAGTACGCGCCGCTCGGCGCGCAAAGCGCTATTTGCGGTGGCGGACGTTACGACGGACTCGTCGAAGATATCGGCGGTCCGCATACGCCGGGCATCGGTTTTGCCGTCGGCCTCGAGCGCTTAATGCTCGCGTTATCGATGCAAGATTTATTACCGGAGGTCACCGCTGCCGGCGATGTCGCGATCGCAACTCACGGCGAGGCCGCGAGTGAACTCGGGTTCGCGATTGCGCAGGAATTGCGGGCGGCGGAGTTTACCGTCGATACCGATCTTTTAGGTCGCAGTTTAAAGAGCCGTTTGAAGCAGGTCGGTAAAACCGGCACTAAGTATGTTATAATTATTGGCGAAACAGAATTAGCAGACGGCACCGTGATTATACGCGATTTGGCCGCGCGTGAGCAGACAACGCTGGCGCGCAGCGAGGTTGTCGGCTACTTGCAAAATGAACGAGAACGGAGAGGATAA